Proteins from a genomic interval of Danio rerio strain Tuebingen ecotype United States chromosome 4, GRCz12tu, whole genome shotgun sequence:
- the LOC137490842 gene encoding uncharacterized protein isoform X2, whose product MAFIKEESEDVKIGEPLAVKQEDLQEQTDLIEENEGSKEEEHHVKIEEKTNLQTDDILKGRDQNRNTCTQCGKSLTSKSKLKIHMMIHTGEKPFTCTQCGKSFSQSSNLNQHMMNHTGEKPFTCTQCGKSFVCSSHFNQHMRIHTGEKPFKCTQCGKSFSISSCLNQHMRIHTGEKPLTCTQCGKSFRQSSSLYQHMRIHTGEKPFTCTHCGKSFNCSSYLNKHMKVHTGEKPFTCTQCGKGFSHITSLNQHMRIHTGEKPFTCTQCGKSFSQSSSLNQHIKIHTGEKPFTCTQCGNSFNCLSHLNQHMLSHTGEKPFACTQCGKSFSCSSRLDQHMRIHTGEKPYTCTQCGKSFNSSSDLNKHMRIHTGEKPFTCSQCGKSFSQSSSLNLHMMSHTGEK is encoded by the exons atggcgtttattaaagaggagagtgaagatgtgaagattggaGAGCCATTagcagtcaaacaggaagatctgcaggaacaaacag acctaattgaagagaatgaggggagtaaagaggaggaacaccatgttaaaattgaggaaaaaactaatttacagactgatgatattttgaaaGGGAGAGACCAGAATCGTAACACCTGCACtcaatgtggaaagagtttgaCAAGCAAgagcaaacttaagattcacatgatgatccacactggagagaaaccttttacatgcactcagtgtggcaagagtttcagccaatcatcaaaccttaatcaacacatgatgaaccacactggagagaaaccatttacttgcactcagtgtgggaagagctttgTATGCTCATCACactttaatcaacacatgaggattcacactggagagaaaccattcaaatgcactcagtgtgggaagagtttcagcatatCGTCAtgccttaatcaacacatgaggatccacactggagagaaaccactcacatgcactcagtgtgggaagagtttcaggcaatcatcatccctttatcaacacatgaggatccacactggagagaaaccattcacatgcactcattgtgggaagagttttaactgctcatcatacctcaataaacacatgaaggtccacactggagagaaaccattcacatgcactcagtgtgggaagggTTTCAGCCATATaacatcccttaatcaacacatgaggatccacactggagagaaaccattcacatgcactcagtgtgggaagagtttcagccaatcatcatccctcaATCAACACataaagatccacactggagagaaaccatttacttgcactcagtgtggtaaTAGTTTTAACTGcttatcacaccttaatcaacac atgctgagccacactggagagaaaccatttgcttgcactcagtgtgggaagagtttcagctgctcaTCACGCCTtgatcaacacatgaggatccacactggagagaaaccatacacatgcactcagtgtgggaagagttttaacagctcatcagaccttaataaacatatgaggatccacactggagagaaaccatttacatgctctcagtgtgggaagagtttcagccaatcatcatcccttaatctacacatgatgagccacactggagagaagtgA
- the LOC137490842 gene encoding uncharacterized protein isoform X1, protein MAFIKEESEDVKIGEPLAVKQEDLQEQTDLIEENEGSKEEEHHVKIEEKTNLQTDDILKGRDQNRNTCTQCGKSLTSKSKLKIHMMIHTGEKPFTCTQCGKSFSQSSNLNQHMMNHTGEKPFTCTQCGKSFVCSSHFNQHMRIHTGEKPFKCTQCGKSFSISSCLNQHMRIHTGEKPLTCTQCGKSFRQSSSLYQHMRIHTGEKPFTCTHCGKSFNCSSYLNKHMKVHTGEKPFTCTQCGKGFSHITSLNQHMRIHTGEKPFTCTQCGKSFSQSSSLNQHIKIHTGEKPFTCTQCGNSFNCLSHLNQHMRIHTGERPFTCTQCGKSFSQSSSLNLHMLSHTGEKPFACTQCGKSFSCSSRLDQHMRIHTGEKPYTCTQCGKSFNSSSDLNKHMRIHTGEKPFTCSQCGKSFSQSSSLNLHMMSHTGEK, encoded by the exons atggcgtttattaaagaggagagtgaagatgtgaagattggaGAGCCATTagcagtcaaacaggaagatctgcaggaacaaacag acctaattgaagagaatgaggggagtaaagaggaggaacaccatgttaaaattgaggaaaaaactaatttacagactgatgatattttgaaaGGGAGAGACCAGAATCGTAACACCTGCACtcaatgtggaaagagtttgaCAAGCAAgagcaaacttaagattcacatgatgatccacactggagagaaaccttttacatgcactcagtgtggcaagagtttcagccaatcatcaaaccttaatcaacacatgatgaaccacactggagagaaaccatttacttgcactcagtgtgggaagagctttgTATGCTCATCACactttaatcaacacatgaggattcacactggagagaaaccattcaaatgcactcagtgtgggaagagtttcagcatatCGTCAtgccttaatcaacacatgaggatccacactggagagaaaccactcacatgcactcagtgtgggaagagtttcaggcaatcatcatccctttatcaacacatgaggatccacactggagagaaaccattcacatgcactcattgtgggaagagttttaactgctcatcatacctcaataaacacatgaaggtccacactggagagaaaccattcacatgcactcagtgtgggaagggTTTCAGCCATATaacatcccttaatcaacacatgaggatccacactggagagaaaccattcacatgcactcagtgtgggaagagtttcagccaatcatcatccctcaATCAACACataaagatccacactggagagaaaccatttacttgcactcagtgtggtaaTAGTTTTAACTGcttatcacaccttaatcaacacatgaggatccacactggagagagaccattcacatgcactcagtgtgggaagagtttcagccaatcatcatcccttaatctacacatgctgagccacactggagagaaaccatttgcttgcactcagtgtgggaagagtttcagctgctcaTCACGCCTtgatcaacacatgaggatccacactggagagaaaccatacacatgcactcagtgtgggaagagttttaacagctcatcagaccttaataaacatatgaggatccacactggagagaaaccatttacatgctctcagtgtgggaagagtttcagccaatcatcatcccttaatctacacatgatgagccacactggagagaagtgA